The Benincasa hispida cultivar B227 chromosome 9, ASM972705v1, whole genome shotgun sequence genome has a segment encoding these proteins:
- the LOC120087224 gene encoding splicing factor U2af small subunit B-like, translated as MAEHLASIFGTEKDRVNCPFYFKIGACRHGDRCSRLHNRPTISPTLLLSNMYQRPDMITPGVDAQGQPIDPRKIQEHFEDFYEDIYEELGKFGEIESLNVCDNLADHMIGNVYVQFREEDQAAAALQALQGRFYSGRPIIADFSPVTDFREATCRQYEENNCNRGGYCNFMHVKMIGKDLRRKLFGRYRGYRRSRSRSRSLSPRNRKEHDRRERDYRDRDYRGNGRSKERQDRDGGRRRHGSPRRSRSPVTVREGSEERRARIEQWNREREEKQ; from the coding sequence ATGGCTGAGCACTTGGCCTCAATCTTTGGCACCGAGAAGGACCGTGTCAACTGCCCTTTCTATTTCAAGATCGGCGCCTGTCGTCATGGAGATCGCTGCTCTCGCCTCCACAACCGCCCTACTATTTCCCCCACTCTTCTCTTATCCAACATGTACCAGCGCCCCGACATGATCACCCCCGGCGTTGACGCTCAGGGCCAGCCCATAGATCCCCGAAAGATTCAGGAACACTTTGAAGATTTCTATGAAGACATTTACGAGGAACTTGGTAAGTTCGGTGAGATCGAGAGCCTTAACGTATGCGATAATCTCGCCGACCACATGATTGGCAATGTCTACGTTCAGTTTAGGGAGGAGGACCAGGCTGCTGCCGCACTCCAAGCGTTGCAAGGGCGGTTCTACTCAGGTCGACCCATTATCGCAGATTTTTCTCCGGTGACTGATTTCCGCGAAGCCACATGCCGGCAGTACGAGGAGAATAATTGTAATCGAGGGGGGTATTGCAATTTTATGCACGTAAAGATGATTGGGAAGGATTTGAGGAGGAAGCTGTTTGGTAGGTACCGAGGATATAGACGGAGCCGGAGCAGGAGTAGAAGTTTGAGTCCGCGGAACCGGAAAGAGCACGATAGGCGTGAGAGGGATTACAGGGATCGTGATTATCGTGGAAACGGACGGAGCAAGGAGCGTCAGGATAGGGATGGGGGAAGGAGAAGGCATGGTAGCCCCAGACGAAGCAGAAGCCCTGTCACTGTGAGAGAAGGCAGCGAAGAGCGGCGTGCCCGAATTGAACAGTGGAACCGAGAAAGGGAGGAGAAGCAGTGA